The proteins below are encoded in one region of Puntigrus tetrazona isolate hp1 chromosome 5, ASM1883169v1, whole genome shotgun sequence:
- the abcb9 gene encoding ATP-binding cassette sub-family B member 9, with translation MKMRVAVIVSGNLVFTLADVVVTTVLYAHGSNLDIFSDELEDFDIHRSTVDLWGTVLIRASLLFGATIGVFYNRTDGPQRVSNLGTLVSLVCLTNMTYALAKLLMLSEEGALMYDPWFLSLFSWTCASAVGIMISWKLLSQTPNSVSEREDSEETERLVDGTEAEDESRKKSRKARKEHPRSGATISRLLSYCKKDSGLLAIAFFFLLLSAVCEAFIPYYTGRAIDGIVIQKSMDHFAKPLITLSILALVSSIATGFRGGVFSVTFARLNIRLRNLLFRSLMHQEIGFFDANHTGDITSRLTSDTTQVSDLISQNVNLFLRSFVKAVGIFIFMFGMSWKLSVVTIMGFPYIAVVSKLYGEYYKKLTKEVQTALAQANKVAEETISAMRTVRSFANEDQEGDSYNSKLQEMFVLNKKQAVAYACFMWSSYISELALQVAILYYGGHLVVTNQMSGGTLISFIIYELELGEALESISSVYTGLMQGVGAAEKVFEYIDRKPKHILDGQEAPETFEGQVEFKNVTFAYPTRPEMDILKNVSFSLRPGQVTALVGPSGGGKSSCVCLLENFYAPQQGQVLVDGRPVNSYQHKYYHSKVALVSQEPVLFARTVQMNISYGVPEASMEAVIRAAINANAHDFITGLSKGYEAGVGEKGAQLSGGQKQRVAIARALIRNPRILILDEATSALDSESEFIVQQALNNLMREHTVLVIAHRLSTVERADNILVIDKGCVAEQGPHAELMARGGLYCKLVQRQILGTDIDADGHNPSPAPPWELKEGDNESAEDCSDTECEARY, from the exons ATGAAAATGAGGGTTGCCGTGATTGTTAGCGGCAACCTGGTTTTCACTCTGGCGGACGTTGTGGTCACCACGGTCTTGTATGCTCATGGATCAAATCTTGATATATTTTCAGATGAATTAGAGGACTTTGACATACACCGTTCGACTGTGGACTTGTGGGGAACTGTTCTCATACGGGCCAGTCTTCTTTTCGGGGCAACCATCGGGGTGTTCTATAACAGGACTGATGGTCCACAGAGGGTTTCAAACCTGGGGACGCTGGTTTCTCTCGTATGCCTCACCAACATGACTTACGCTCTTGCCAAGTTGTTGATGCTTTCCGAGGAGGGAGCTCTGATGTATGACCCCTGGTTCCTAAGTTTGTTCTCCTGGACTTGTGCATCAGCAGTAGGCATCATGATCTCGTGGAAGCTGCTGTCACAGACTCCCAATTCTGTATCTGAAAGAGAGGATAGTGAGGAGACGGAGAGGCTGGTGGACGGGACAGAGGCTGAGGATGAGTCCAGGAAGAAGAGTAGAAAGGCAAGAAAAGAGCATCCCCGTTCAGGGGCCACAATCAGCCGCCTCTTGTCGTACTGTAAGAAGGACTCTGGTTTACTGGCcattgcttttttctttcttctcctctctgCTGTGT GTGAAGCTTTCATACCTTATTACACGGGGCGAGCAATAGATGGCATAGTTATCCAGAAAAGCATGGATCATTTTGCCAAACCACTGATTACTCTCAGTATTTTGGCTTTGGTCAG ctcCATAGCCACTGGGTTTCGTGGAGGTGTCTTTTCTGTCACGTTTGCCAGGTTGAACATTCGACTTAGGAACCTTCTCTTTAGATCACTAATGCATCAGGAGATTGGGTTCTTCGATGCTAATCATACAG GTGACATTACCTCTAGACTTACCTCAGACACTACTCAGGTGAGCGACCTCATCTCTCAAAATGTCAACCTGTTCCTACGCAGCTTTGTGAAAGCTGTGGGCATCTTTATATTCATGTTTGGGATGTCATGGAAGCTGTCTGTAGTCACCATCATGGGTTTCCCATACATAGCTGTGGTCTCCAAGCTGTATGGAGAGTATTACAAG AAATTAACCAAAGAAGTTCAGACAGCACTGGCTCAGGCCAATAAAGTGGCAGAGGAAACGATATCAGCCATGAGAACAGTGCGAAGTTTTGCCAATGAAGATCAGGAGGGAGACTCGTACAACAGCAAACTGCAGGAGATGTTTGTTCTTAATAAGAAACAAGCAGTTGCCTATGCCTGCTTCATGTGGTCCAGCTAT ATCTCTGAGCTAGCCTTGCAAGTTGCCATCCTGTATTATGGAGGCCACCTAGTGGTGACAAATCAGATGAGCGGAGGGACTCTTATTTCCTTTATCATTTATGAGCTGGAGCTCGGAGAGGCCCTGGAG agtATCTCGTCAGTGTACACAGGTTTGATGCAAGGCGTCGGAGCTGCAGAGAAAGTGTTCGAATACATCGACAGGAAACCTAAACACATCCTTGATGGCCAAGAGGCTCCGGAGACATTTGAAGGGCAGGTGGAATTCAAAAATGTGACGTTTGCATATCCAACACGGCCAGAGATGGATATATTAAAG AATGTTTCATTCAGTCTTCGCCCTGGGCAAGTAACTGCACTGGTAGGGCCCTCTGGTGGTGGAAAAAGCTCATGCGTGTGTTTGTTGGAGAATTTCTATGCCCCTCAGCAAGGCCAGGTGCTAGTGGACGGCCGACCTGTGAACAGCTACCAGCACAAATACTATCACTCTAAG gtAGCACTGGTGAGTCAGGAGCCTGTTCTATTTGCCCGCACTGTTCAGATGAATATTTCCTATGGTGTACCTGAAGCCTCCATGGAGGCAGTCATTAGAGCTGCCATTAATGCCAATGCACATGACTTCATAACAGGCCTCTCCAAAGGCTATGAAGCTg GGGTTGGAGAGAAGGGTGCTCAGCTGTCTGGTGGGCAAAAACAGAGAGTTGCCATCGCTCGGGCTCTTATCAGAAACCCTCGCATTCTCATTTTGGATGAAGCTACAAGTGCATTGGATTCAGAAAGCGAATTCATA GTTCAGCAGGCTCTGAACAACTTGATGCGAGAACACACGGTTTTAGTGATTGCCCACAGACTGAGCACAGTGGAGAGAGCAGATAACATCCTAGTGATCGACAAAGGCTGTGTGGCGGAGCAGGGGCCGCATGCTGAACTCATGGCCAGGGGAGGCCTCTACTGCAAACTGGTGCAGAGGCAGATCTTGGGGACTGACATAGATGCAGATGGTCACAACCCATCTCCAGCCCCACCATGGGAGCTGAAGGAAGGAGATAACGAGAGTGCAGAGGACTGTAGCGACACTGAGTGCGAAGCACGCTACTAA
- the vps37ba gene encoding VPS37B subunit of ESCRT-I a encodes MAGFENKLSSYTLTQLNELLEDDEKLNKFIDDSEEIKGLQQNKEMTLASNRLLAEQNLTLQPRLDHRKNELTGRYRNLQEMFEAYQLRKSTLDDRSGNTPLDTLLALLQAEGAKIEEETENMADSLLDGAFPLDTFIDEYQSKRKLAHIRRVKIEKLQELVLKGHHMAPAAPQASRAQDLPSRPAALHREVNGSPMPMPRRAPPLPPIKVPHTPPAQPPAAVSYPPTSPFAAASPFPPTSPYPPIPPRVGNTPPVLNQGYPSMYMQQYAPAVPQRAPPRMAPQPGFIMQ; translated from the exons ATGGCTGGCTTCGAGAATAAGTTAAGTTCTTACACCTTAACTCAGTTAAACGAACTGCTCGAGGATGACGAAAAGCTCAACAAATTTATCGACGACTCGGAAGAG attaAAGGACTACAGCAGAACAAGGAGATGACGCTGGCTAGTAACCGTCTTCTGGCAGAGCAGAACCTTACACTGCAACCCAGACTTGACCACCGAAAGAATGAACTGACCGGTCGGTACCGCAACCTTCAAGAGATGTTTGAGGCCTATCAGCTGCGCAAGTCCACTCTAG ACGACAGATCTGGAAACACTCCCTTAGACACACTCCTCGCACTCCTACAGGCAGAAGGAGCCAAAATCGAGGAAGAAACTGAG AACATGGCTGATTCACTCCTCGATGGTGCTTTCCCCCTGGACACATTTATCGACGAGTATCAGAGTAAAAGGAAGCTGGCGCACATACGCAGAGTCAAGATAGAGAAGCTCCAAGAATTGGTGCTGAAGGGACACCACATGGCCCCAGCTGCTCCTCAGGCCTCTCGTGCTCAGGACCTTCCCTCCAGGCCAGCAGCTCTCCATAGAGAGGTCAATGGTTCCCCCATGCCGATGCCCCGGCGGGCTCCTCCTCTTCCCCCAATTAAAGTCCCCCATACTCCTCCTGCTCAGCCCCCCGCAGCCGTCTCTTACCCTCCTACTTCTCCGTTCGCTGCGGCCTCTCCATTCCCTCCCACTTCTCCATACCCCCCGATTCCCCCTAGAGTAGGAAACACACCACCCGTTCTTAACCAGGGATACCCCAGCATGTACATGCAGCAATACGCCCCAGCTGTGCCCCAGAGAGCCCCTCCACGCATGGCACCCCAGCCAGGCTTCATCATGCAGTGA